One genomic segment of Chitinophaga sancti includes these proteins:
- a CDS encoding SPFH domain-containing protein, which produces MGTIAIVIIVLALLVVFSSFVTIQQGTIGVTTIFGKYNRILFPGLNFKVPLVEKVFKRVSIQNRSVELEFQAITVDQANVYFKAMLLYSVWNQEEDTIKNVAFKFLDERSFMQALVRTIEGSIRGFVATKRQSEVLGLRRDITEHVKEQIDLTLEGWGYHLQDLQMNDITFDDAIMKSMAQVVASNNLKAAAENEGQALLITKTKAAEAEGNAIKIAAEAERQAAQLRGMGVALFREEVAKGMSMAAKEMQQANLDTSVILFSMWTEAIKHFSENSKGNVIFLDGSSEGMEQTMKQLMALNKLQVK; this is translated from the coding sequence ATGGGTACAATCGCTATTGTTATAATTGTTTTAGCCCTGTTGGTGGTGTTCTCAAGTTTTGTGACCATACAGCAAGGTACTATTGGGGTGACCACGATCTTTGGAAAGTATAACCGTATTTTGTTCCCCGGACTTAATTTCAAAGTGCCCCTTGTTGAAAAAGTATTCAAACGTGTTTCCATTCAGAATCGCTCTGTAGAGCTGGAATTCCAGGCCATTACTGTTGACCAGGCCAATGTTTACTTCAAAGCTATGCTGCTGTATTCCGTGTGGAATCAGGAGGAAGATACCATCAAAAATGTGGCTTTTAAGTTCCTGGACGAGCGTAGTTTTATGCAGGCGCTGGTACGTACTATTGAGGGTTCTATCCGCGGATTTGTGGCTACTAAAAGGCAATCAGAGGTATTGGGATTGCGTCGTGATATCACAGAACATGTGAAAGAACAGATTGACCTGACACTGGAAGGATGGGGATATCACCTGCAGGATCTGCAGATGAATGATATCACTTTTGATGATGCGATTATGAAATCTATGGCGCAGGTTGTGGCATCTAATAACCTGAAAGCTGCGGCTGAAAATGAGGGTCAGGCATTGCTGATCACCAAAACGAAAGCTGCGGAAGCAGAGGGTAATGCAATCAAGATTGCAGCGGAAGCTGAACGTCAGGCTGCACAGCTGCGTGGTATGGGTGTGGCGTTGTTCCGTGAAGAGGTGGCAAAAGGTATGTCTATGGCGGCGAAGGAAATGCAGCAGGCGAATTTGGATACGTCTGTGATTTTGTTCTCCATGTGGACGGAGGCGATTAAGCATTTCTCTGAGAATTCGAAGGGGAATGTGATCTTCCTGGATGGGTCTTCTGAAGGGATGGAACAGACAATGAAGCAGTTGATGGCGTTGAATAAACTCCAGGTAAAATAA
- a CDS encoding nucleoside deaminase, producing the protein MTDEFYMQQAMREARKAFDEGEVPVGAIVVLNDKIIGRGSNQVEKLNDCTAHAEMLALTAAFNFLGSKYLMEATLYVTLEPCLMCAGALYWSKIGRIVYAAKDEKNSYRKSTGEANPFHPRTKVEQGPGEAESLQLVKTFFAQRR; encoded by the coding sequence ATGACGGATGAATTTTATATGCAGCAGGCTATGCGTGAGGCCCGCAAAGCCTTTGATGAAGGAGAAGTACCTGTGGGGGCTATTGTCGTGCTCAATGATAAGATCATTGGGCGTGGCAGCAACCAGGTGGAGAAACTGAATGACTGTACTGCACATGCTGAAATGCTGGCGCTGACTGCGGCTTTCAATTTTTTAGGTAGCAAATACCTGATGGAAGCTACGCTTTATGTAACGCTGGAACCCTGCCTGATGTGTGCAGGGGCGCTGTATTGGAGTAAGATCGGCCGCATTGTCTATGCAGCAAAAGATGAAAAGAACAGTTACAGAAAATCTACCGGAGAGGCGAATCCTTTTCATCCCAGGACAAAGGTTGAACAAGGACCCGGCGAGGCAGAAAGCCTTCAATTAGTAAAGACATTCTTTGCACAAAGAAGATAA